Genomic DNA from Lactococcus garvieae:
TCCAATAACCATAACAATCGGGCCTACAACAATAGGAGGCAGAACACGATCAATCCATCCCTGACCTGCAAAGCGAACAATAATCGCAACAAGCAAGTAAACTAAACCACCAGTTAAAGCACCTTGAGCAATTGCGGGCATGCCACCTTGCTTCATCAAAAGCTGCATTGCTCCGATATAGGCAAAACTAGAACCCATATAAGCTGGAACTTTAAAGCGTGTAACAGACATATGTGCTAGTGTGCCCAGCCCTGAACTAAGTAAAGCGATTGCTGGATCAATACCGACCAGAATCGGAACCAATACAGTTGAGCCAAACATGGCAAAGAGGTGTTGGAAAGATAGGCCAAACCATTGTCCGCCTTTTGGCTTCTCGTCAACTTTTAAAAGAATATCTGTATTACTCGCCACGATTATGCCTCTTCTTTCTTGATCAAGATGCTGTCTTCACCATCGATCTCTGTCATATTCACAATAATTTCTTCTCCCTGAGAAGTCGGAATGTTTTTCCCAACGTAGTCCGCGCGAATAGGTAATTCGCGGTGTCCCCGGTCAACAAGTACGGCAAGTTGAACACGCGCAGGGCGGCCACGTTCTACTAAACCATCAATTGCTGCACGAATGGTGCGCCCTGTATAAAGCACATCGTCTACCAGTACTATATCTTTTCCTGTGATATCTACATTAATCTCTGTGGTATCTTCCGTTGCTTTTTTATCATCACGGAAAGGACGTGTATCTAACTCACCTAAAGGCATGTCAATATTTTCCAACTGAGCCAAACGTTCTTGAATACGTTGTGCCAAGTATACTCCACGGGTTTTTATTCCAATAAGGACCAGTTTATCCAGTTCTTTGTTTCGCTCAATGATTTCATAAGTAATACGTGTAATCGCACGTTTCATTGTGATTTCATCAATGATTTCTTTTTTTGCCATAAAACACTCCAATATAGAAAAATTCCCTAGTCCAAGGGCTAGGGAAGGTATCAGAAAATACTCTATAATATACTTTTATTTAAGTTCATTCAAGATTCTGACCTTGCCTGCCTCTCTGGACACACTTAAAGGTTATAGAGATTATAGCAAATCCTAAGATTTTTTGCAAGGATTAGTAAACGATTAAAAGAGTAAACTTATAAATATTTATCCTTTTAAGGATTTTTTTAAGTCTTTGAGTAAATATTTTTGACAAATCTAAATCTTTAATATATTCTTGTACATAAGCTAAAAAACATTTTAACCCAGTAGGAAATAGTTCCCTGTTCAGAAAGTCGGTGGTTGCTGCGAACCGATCAGATCTATTTGTTGAATTACACTAAGATGAGCTTACATAACTTAATGATATTTTAAAGAAAAACAATTATTGTTTTAAAAATAAGGTGGTACCGTGGAGAAATTCGCCCTTAGCTTGTAATAAGCTAGTGGCGGATTTTTTTATTATAAAAAGGAGGAAAGAGATGTGTTCACAGACAGTAAGTAATTTATCCTGTGGAGGAATTATCCGATATTGTTTAACAAAACAACTTAAACAATTATTAAATACAAGTTAATCTATAAGGAATAAAATATGAAAAAAATAAATCAACCCAGCATGATGGAAGCCAGTATCATGCTCACTATAGTTATCGCCACCATCGCTGTCTCCGTTATTGGATTTAAAGTGGCACCAAACATCGCCATTCTCTTTGCTATTGGTATCATCCTCATCTATATGTCTGCAAAGCGTCTGCCTTTCGACACTATTCATGATGGAATCGTATCTGGCATCAA
This window encodes:
- the pyrR gene encoding bifunctional pyr operon transcriptional regulator/uracil phosphoribosyltransferase PyrR, translating into MAKKEIIDEITMKRAITRITYEIIERNKELDKLVLIGIKTRGVYLAQRIQERLAQLENIDMPLGELDTRPFRDDKKATEDTTEINVDITGKDIVLVDDVLYTGRTIRAAIDGLVERGRPARVQLAVLVDRGHRELPIRADYVGKNIPTSQGEEIIVNMTEIDGEDSILIKKEEA